Sequence from the Synergistaceae bacterium genome:
TTTGCAATTAAGTCTTCTTCTGAGAGGGTCTCAGAGCGCATAAATTCACCGTTAATTTTGCCGTCCTTCATGATTAATATTCTGTCGGACATTCCAAGAAGCTCCGGGATTTCTTCACTTATCATGATTATAGATTTTCCCTGCGCGGTTAATTCCTGCATGAGCGCGTAAATTGCCTGCTTAACTTTTACGTCGATTCCTCGTGTCGGCGAGTCAAGAACTAATATATCACTGCCCTTGCCGATCCAGCGCGCGAGGACTACTTTTTGTTTGTTGCCGCCGGAAAGATCCGAAATAAATTGATGAATCCCCTGCATCTTGGTCTGCATTTTCTCGGCGTGTTCACGAGCAAATTTATTTAACTTTCTGGAGCTTAATAAATACTTGTGTGCTAAATCATCAAGTGAGGGCAAAACTATATTATTTCTTATGCTCTCGTTAAGAATTATAGACTCGTTGTCCCTGTCCTTAGAGGCGTAAGCGATTGAATGCTTGATTGCTGAAGGAATATCGTTAATTTCTGTGCCGTCAGAGAGTTTAACGCTGCCTTCCCTGTCAAAAGACGCGCCGAAAACTGCTTTGCCGACCTCATGCATTCCGCACTCTGACAAACCGCCGAAACCGAGAATTTCTCCGCGATGAAGATCAAAGCTGATGTCTTGAAGCTGCCCGGGCACTGTAACATCTTTGACGCTTAACACTACATCATCAGAAATTTTTTTGCCGTAATCAGTGCGATAATAAGCTGACCCGATTTCACGTCCGACCATGAGCCGCTTTAAATCGTCCTCGTTCACGTCATTAGCATTTACTGTGTCAATATATTCGCCGTCACGCAAAATTGTTATTGTGTCGCAGTGCATAAGAATCTCGCCTAAATCATGACTTATAAATATAACGCTCCGGCCGTCGTCTCTAATTGAGTTCATAATTTTATAAAGTTCGAGTCTCCCTTTTTGTGATAGAGCTGTTGTAGTCTCGTCAACGATTAAAATTTTAGGTTTCATATATGTAGCTTTGACGATTTCTACAAGTTTTCTGTCCTCAAAATTGTAATGGTCTATCATTGAGCCGGCTTTAATGTGCGAGAATCCGTATTCATCAAGCAATTTCTGCCCCTCTCGAATCATTGCGTGCGTGTCCTTGATTCCATAGTGCATAAATGGGTCTTCATGGCCTAAGAAAATATTTTCTGCAACAGTCAAGCCCGATAACGTGCCCATTTCCTGAACGATTATAGAGACTCCGCGCTTGTTTGCGTCAACTTGATTCTTTGGACGTATAGCTTTGCCGTCGAGTGTAAAATTTCCGTCGCCGATCGTATAAATTCCGCACAACATCTGACAAAATGTTGATTTCCCTGACCCATTTTCACCGATTAAGGCTCTTATTTCACCGGCTGCAACTTTCAGACTCACATGATTAACAGCATGAGTGATCCCGAATCTTTTATCAATATGTTCTGCTTTGAGTAAAGTTCGTTTCTCTTCCATTTTTGACACCTCCTATTTTACGACAGAACCGCGCCCGCCCCGAGCTGTAAGAGTTACAATCACGAGAAGTGCTGCGCCCGTAACAACATTTTGAATCGTCGTAGGTGCTCCCAGTGCGACAAAACCGTTAAAGATTATTGCGATAATAAATTCTCCGATTACTATTGCGCTTATGGGATTGCCGTACTTCCTGAAAGCTACTCCGAAAAATGTACCCATTAAAGGCTGAAAATTGCGGCTCATTGTTGACATGCCTGTTAAAGCTGTCATTGTTGTTCCGTATGAGACAGTAAGAATCGCCATGATTCCCACGAAAAAATGAAGAAGCGCGAACCCGATTAATTTATATTTCTTTACGTTAATTCCCATATTCTTGGCCGTAAATTCGTTGCTTCCGATAGCGTTACAATATGTGCCGATTCTCGTATAGTTGAGAATGAACCACATCAAAGCAAACGCAAACGCCGCTAAAATTATATTTCCCGGTGCACCTGAGAAAAATCTTAGTTCGGGAGCTAATGTCTGCTTGACTCCTCCTGCCGCAAAAACTGCAACACTTTCAAGCACGAGCATTATTCCAACTGTAACAATCATTGACGGGACATTTAAGCGGTTATAAAGCATTCCGATTATCACGCCGATTAAAGTTCCGCAGCCGATACAGCCTATAATAAAACCGGGATAACCGAATTTTTCGGACAAGATTACGCCGATAATTGACGATAAAACTATATTTGAACCTACAGCGAAATCAAATAATCCCATTACAACTATAAAATATAATCCGCAGCCCCCGACTGAATATATAATCGACGACTGAAAATATGAATATAAATTTGCTAGACTTCCGAAATTTGACGGCGTTAAAACCTTAAATATTGCGTAAAAGAAAATTACCATTACCGCCAGAATCGCAAAGCCGTAAAGTTTTGAACTCTTGAAATTCTGCATGTAATCCACATCCTTATA
This genomic interval carries:
- a CDS encoding sugar ABC transporter ATP-binding protein translates to MEEKRTLLKAEHIDKRFGITHAVNHVSLKVAAGEIRALIGENGSGKSTFCQMLCGIYTIGDGNFTLDGKAIRPKNQVDANKRGVSIIVQEMGTLSGLTVAENIFLGHEDPFMHYGIKDTHAMIREGQKLLDEYGFSHIKAGSMIDHYNFEDRKLVEIVKATYMKPKILIVDETTTALSQKGRLELYKIMNSIRDDGRSVIFISHDLGEILMHCDTITILRDGEYIDTVNANDVNEDDLKRLMVGREIGSAYYRTDYGKKISDDVVLSVKDVTVPGQLQDISFDLHRGEILGFGGLSECGMHEVGKAVFGASFDREGSVKLSDGTEINDIPSAIKHSIAYASKDRDNESIILNESIRNNIVLPSLDDLAHKYLLSSRKLNKFAREHAEKMQTKMQGIHQFISDLSGGNKQKVVLARWIGKGSDILVLDSPTRGIDVKVKQAIYALMQELTAQGKSIIMISEEIPELLGMSDRILIMKDGKINGEFMRSETLSEEDLIAKMV